From a single Penaeus monodon isolate SGIC_2016 unplaced genomic scaffold, NSTDA_Pmon_1 PmonScaffold_5338, whole genome shotgun sequence genomic region:
- the LOC119571147 gene encoding zinc finger protein 239-like, giving the protein MSLPQQVSVPSMSVAVTVSVAVPGVHVSVPAINIEEKDDHMNVYLWNKSQQTQDTKTQGSDGKYECSVCGKAYSQRSSFEYHKKTHSGEKPYHCSTCGKSFLNKSSLVVHNRIHTGERPFRCDDCGRGFTQRSMLTVHRRIHTGERPYTCSECGKAFYQSDHLTKHKRIHTGEKPYLCGECGMAFSDSSGLRQHVKRHTEMGPWRCEKCDIVYEKRTPYDLHMMQHRGEKPLECDVCGKLFQYRSTLDLHRKTHFKEKVFKCDVW; this is encoded by the coding sequence ATGTCGTTGCCACAGCAAGTCAGTGTCCCGTCAATGTCTGTGGCTGTGACAGTTTCTGTGGCTGTCCCAGGCGTCCATGTTTCAGTTCCAGCCATCAACATAGAGGAAAAGGATGACCACATGAATGTTTACCTCTGGAATAAGTCACAGCAGACACAAGATACCAAAACCCAAGGAAGTGATGGCAAATATGAATGCAGTGTATGTGGGAAGGCCTATTCCCAGAGGAGCAGCTTTGAGTACCACAAGAAAACCCACAGTGGTGAAAAACCATATCACTGCAGCACTTGTGGGAAATCGTTTCTCAACAAGAGCAGTTTAGTTGTACACAATCGCATTCACACAGGAGAGAGGCCATTTAGGTGTGATGACTGTGGCCGTGGATTTACTCAACGCAGTATGCTGACAGTCCATCGAAGAATTCACACAGGTGAGAGACCTTATACATGTTCAGAGTGTGGGAAAGCTTTTTACCAGAGTGATCACCttacaaaacataaaagaatacATACAGGAGAAAAACCTTATCTTTGTGGAGAATGTGGAATGGCTTTCTCAGATAGCAGTGGATTAAGACAGCATGTGAAACGGCATACAGAGATGGGTCCATGGCGATGTGAGAAGTGTGATATAGTGTATGAAAAACGTACACCTTATGATCTTCACATGATGCAGCACCGTGGAGAGAAGCCTCTTGAATGTGATGTTTGTGGTAAACTCTTTCAGTATCGATCTACTCTTGATCTCCatagaaaaacacattttaaagaaaaggtttttaaatgtgATGTTTGGTGA